From a single Aspergillus puulaauensis MK2 DNA, chromosome 2, nearly complete sequence genomic region:
- a CDS encoding Hsp70 family protein (COG:S;~EggNog:ENOG410PIGC;~InterPro:IPR043129): MDGRQANGHANANASSSTSMASANASSTSSARWEEERFPDIVVGIDFGMTCTGVAYTIGPEWGPPKTIQRWPGKLLSELANKVPTVLLYEPDGKTVKEWGFGCDSADDGADIKEFFKLHLAVQSDSDGPGISKQEARRWFKDYITSIYSHVVTHFGNTIPGFDRMRVEFIFSVPTTWKDVRMIEEIRALINAAIGGPYHWACIGLTEAEAAAVYACRDYYRTSDIVLVCDSGGGTTDVNVLKLASDRGQPLQLEQLGNVEGRPIGSVFIDRAIYKITAERLSKVKDELTQSPEHIAWKMLSGPFQRLKCAYGTEATKTPTLSLEVPCLKVPGADLPTAGIYSGQMRLQWEYMKHAFDKKIGEMCHLLDGQIQQMDTKYPHTRISYLVLSGGFGSSPYVRECLHQRYAIPGVAKHSNVMGLQVLMVEEPQLAVVHGLVLDRIQQLKQGVVMFGSRCSPVSYGIVCDLLYDPVKHLGEKVRRDPRDDNLYAIDQVEWLIIQGSAVPHTGISKDFQLKMKPGEEDLPWKVHIVMSTSPPHQLPQSLEGKGVQHVCSLDVNTDNVDRKMKNRRWFNMRPRYWRATFDVRVVVGAADLTFQLWSKDQRIRSGGHEPIRVQWMPAEELNGGLIMN; this comes from the exons ATGGATGGCAGACAAGCGAACGGCcacgccaacgccaacgccagcagcagtaCCTCAATGGCGAGTGCCAATGCGAGTTCCACTTCGAGCGCGcggtgggaggaggagcgatTCCCGGACATTGTGGTGGGAATTGATTTTGGAATGACGTGCACTG GCGTCGCATACACGATCGGACCGGAATGGGGCCCTCCCAAGACGATCCAGCGCTGGCCTGGCAAACTGCTCAGCGAACTGGCCAACAAAGTCCCCACAGTGCTGCTATACGAACCGGACGGGAAGACAGTCAAGGAATGGGGGTTCGGATGCGACTCCGCGGACGACGGCGCCGATATCAAGGAATTCTTCAAGCTGCACCTGGCAGTACAGTCTGACAGCGATGGGCCGGGCATCAGCAAGCAGGAGGCAAGGCGCTGGTTCAAGGACTACATTACCTCAATCTACAGCCACGTCGTGACGCATTTCGGCAATACAATCCCCGGGTTCGACCGGATGCGCGTGGAGTTTATCTTCAGTGTGCCGACGACGTGGAAGGACGTGCGCATGATCGAGGAGATACGTGCCCTGATTAACGCGGCCATTGGAGGACCGTACCATTGGGCTTGTATAGGGCTGAccgaggcggaggcggcggcggtttATGCCTGTCGCGACTACTACCGGACGAGTGATATTGTCCTGGTTTGCGATTCGGGGGGTGGCACGACG GATGTCAACGTGCTGAAACTGGCTTCAGACCGCGGGCAGCCATTacagctggagcagctggggaATGTCGAAG GACGCCCGATCGGATCCGTCTTCATCGACCGTGCAATATATAAAATCACCGCCGAGCGCCTATCCAAAGTTAAAGACGAGCTGACGCAATCCCCTGAACACATCGCCTGGAAGATGCTCTCCGGTCCCTTCCAACGACTCAAATGCGCATACGGAACTGAAGCAACAAAGACGCCAACGCTGAGCTTGGAGGTTCCCTGCCTGAAAGTCCCAGGGGCAGATCTTCCTACTGCAGGAATCTATTCTGGACAGATGCGGCTGCAATG GGAGTACATGAAGCACGCCTTCGACAAGAAAATAGGAGAGATGTGCCATCTGCTCGACGGCCAGATCCAGCAGATGGATACAAAGTACCCACATACTCGAATA TCATACCTCGTTCTCTCCGGCGGCTTCGGAAGCTCGCCGTACGTCAGGGAGTGCTTGCACCAACGATACGCAATCCCAGGCGTAGCAAAACACTCCAACGTAATGGGACTGCAAGTCCTGATGGTCGAAGAACC TCAACTCGCCGTGGTGCACGGGCTCGTCCTCGACcgcatccagcagctcaagcaAGGCGTCGTGATGTTCGGATCGCGATGCTCTCCGGTAAGCTACGGGATTGTGTGCGACCTGCTCTACGATCCGGTTAAGCATTTGGGCGAGAAGGTCCGACGCGATCCGCGCGATGATAATCTCTACGCGATTGACCAGGTGGAGTGGTTGATTATCCAG GGCTCCGCGGTCCCTCACACAGGTATATCAAAAGACTTCCAGCTGAAAATGAAACCcggcgaagaggatctgCCGTGGAAAGTGCACATCGTGATGTCTACGAGTCCACCGCACCAGCTCCCGCAGAGCTTAGAGGGTAAAGGCGTGCAGCATGTCTGCAGCCTGGATGTAAACACCGACAATGTGGACCGGAAGATGAAGAATCGGCGGTGGTTTAACATGCGTCCGCGGTATTGGCGGGCAACCTTTGACGTCAGGGTAGTCGTGGGCGCGGCGGATCTTACGTTCCAGCTATGGTCGAAGGATCAGAGGATTAGGAGTGGTGGGCATGAGCCGATTAGAGTGCAGTGGATGCCTGCGGAGGAATTGAATGGGGGGTTGATAATGAATTAA
- a CDS encoding uncharacterized protein (COG:S;~EggNog:ENOG410PTHA;~TransMembrane:1 (o127-151i)), which translates to MASDWSTTTSDPILNVDENGRTVTTTVLVVSPPNGETAWSTWYIGPSATYESYTTWVDGKSTTEGSIISKQQQTTEQEQTTTEQTAVKPTPTSTGSTNDPSASSNSSTAETPDRQSSQPSGGISDGALAGAIVGSIVGTALVTLLLAFLFFRRRQSKPAKEVDDGAYAGAAARHRKSKSGSAFPLADIIPQPEPADDDTVRRRILTLVDQAGLHIDNYYVPGSMPAHLSAEQSARLAVYSSTELPAPIETLLAQREVRRQTLKYALVRTILRAIIPGGNGTGELLPRAFADMPVVEGRSGSSAAVFNWRMLTAHLHSQASNNTTPTTTTTNSNSNRNSKIQPSTTITEDSPIQATESLAGQFTAAFNPYSFPSFTPEERISHLETLACSAADLGVWLFSQPCAFEFDWKTPGTSAGGISVVPRVLKVADEKGAPLVTPQVLVEGERVAYTARI; encoded by the exons ATGGCTTCGGACTGGAGCACAACCACCTCCGACCCAATTTTGAATGTCGATGAAAATGGTCGCACTGTGACGACTACAGTACTTGTGGTCTCGCCGCCAAACGGAGAAACGGCGTGGTCGACGTGGTACATCGGCCCATCGGCAACATACGAGTCGTATACAACATGGGTAGATGGCAAGTCCACCACCGAAGGATCGATAATAAGcaaacagcagcagacgacggagcaggagcagaCTACAACAGAACAGACTGCTGTAAAGCCAACACCGACCAGCACAGGTTCAACGAACGACCCATCGGCGTCATCCAACAGCTCGACTGCGGAAACACCCGATCGCCAGTCGTCTCAGCCCTCCGGCGGCATCAGCGACGGAGCCCTAGCAGGCGCCATCGTCGGCAGCATCGTCGGAACAGCCCTGGTCACTCTCCTGCTAGCATTCCTATTCTTCCGTCGAAGACAGTCCAAGCCAGCTAAAGAGGTCGATGACGGCGCATATGCTGGCGCTGCCGCTCGACACAGGAAATCGAAATCGGGTTCTGCGTTCCCACTTGCGGATATCATCCCCCAGCCTGAACCGGCTGACGACGATACCGTCCGGAGACGCATTCTTACCCTGGTGGACCAGGCCGGGCTGCATATTGATAACTATTACGTCCCTGGTTCTATGCCGGCTCATTTATCAGCCGAGCAGAGTGCCCGTCTGGCGGTTTATAGCTCGACTGAGCTCCCTGCGCCGATTGAGACCCTGCTTGCTCAGCGTGAGGTCCGGAGGCAGACTCTCAAGTATGCCCTTGTGAGGACGATTCTACGGGCCATTATACCTGGTGGTAATGGCACAGGAGAGCTTCTCCCGAGGGCGTTTGCAGATATGCCAGTTGTTGAGGGACGTAGTG GATCCTCTGCAGCAGTGTTCAACTGGCGCATGCTCACAGCCCACCTCCACTCCCAAGCATCAAACAACACCACacccacaaccacaaccacaaacagcaacagcaaccgAAACAGCAAAATCCAACCCTCCACAACGATAACCGAAGACTCCCCAATCCAGGCAACGGAATCTCTGGCCGGCCAGTTCACAGCCGCATTCAACCCGTACAGTTTCCCGAGCTTCACGCCCGAAGAGCGCATATCGCATTTGGAGACTCTTGCCTGTTCTGCGGCGGATTTGGGGGTTTGGTTATTCTCCCAGCCTTGCGCGTTTGAGTTTGATTGGAAGACTCCAGGGACGTCGGCTGGGGGGATTAGTGTTGTCCCTCGTGTTTTGAAGGTCGCTGATGAGAAGGGTGCTCCATTGGTGACTCCGCAGGTCCTGGTTGAGGGGGAGAGAGTGGCTTATACGGCTAGGATTTAG
- a CDS encoding uncharacterized protein (COG:S;~EggNog:ENOG410PZ0M), protein MATQQQHQQQPRFVTPRFYRQYNQRNRPAAPPKPGSSSPHSRSRSSTLSKSSDTGTSTNGQLQPPSAHQRSVSMTSPPNPSTSTNTNRKSAPTRPALSLILPGSQTLTPPDSRSPSQTHLRSSSYTLGQNQAHFTPKSQSQRTISETLHTRNTTVPSIITTPVSPTDRDRSPGDTRGSRSNTSDAAKPAATASPRPRGPSLSALQAVTRQTPLNSHPRTPESTTATATADNPPETADAPEPAGPAPTAVNTESQVQSEPVKPESSENPRTTTKQAPPLPSEGRQPTPEQETMTPVADLLRFRPSQIFSDSTTTGGTNYSPHQNASAQPRSSVATPAAVRSSMPEPPTQSHVQIRSSRLSFTNLKSNLSLNTLLQSQPSGYQASPPTAPSQSSTSTTSASTAPSTFSPQPQTLPTPLSSPPQPTPAQPQFQPPNPNPNTDPNPHDASSLLALTHHVHTQTSQARHLFTQLQHYLPFVEKQWIQSTIGDTEAAARDILLLTESMRIDQETNNGKLGLKTQFRWMMRDSRRARERRERLVLCHASLVAVLVRLEGVRARVPETAFSAPSFVNPGNGAGPSPVPAAPVEISASSPALQTEFEHDLPIHKSTPHLTKPLTTEPTATAATAEVNANTTTNSQAYPPPPTAAPPPIPVPVPIQNKRDSPTWDLPTQLQDADKELVVHHAQPPPVPPKVKIEEDAIPTSTATSTTSTATATAAAGTGTANNNPTNGSIVSGAGTETETETATTTATGTPRTMSPVSPEGPTKLDNELLDMLEWRWKQGRAA, encoded by the coding sequence atggccacacagcagcagcaccagcaacagccacgCTTTGTGACACCGCGATTCTACCGCCAGTACAACCAGCGGAACCGGCCTGCAGCGCCCCCTAAACCTggctcctcgtcgccgcaCTCGCGATCGCGCTCTTCCACCTTGAGCAAGTCCAGCGACACCGGCACCAGCACGAATGGCCAGCTTCAACCACCGTCAGCCCACCAGAGGAGCGTATCCATGACCTCTCCGCCGAaccccagcaccagcaccaacacaAACAGAAAGTCCGCTCCTACGCGCCCGGCGctcagcctcatcctccctGGCAGCCAGACCCTCACTCCCCCAGACTCTCGCTCGCCCTCACAAACGCACCTGCGATCCTCCAGCTACACACTCGGCCAGAACCAGGCGCATTTCACTCCAAAGTCTCAGTCCCAGCGCACAATCAGCGAGACCCTACATACCAGGAATACCACCGTTCCAAGTATCATCACCACGCCGGTCTCGCCCACGGACCGAGACCGATCGCCTGGCGATACGCGCGGGAGTCGCAGCAATACGAGCGACGCCGCGAAGCCTGCAGCGACTGCGAGTCCCCGCCCCAGAGGACCTTCGCTTAGCGCCCTGCAGGCTGTCACTCGACAGACGCCCCTCAATTCGCATCCCCGGACTCCAGAGAgcacaacagcaacagcgacCGCTGATAACCCTCCAGAGACGGCGGATGCACCGGAACCAGCTGGACCTGCTCCAACTGCAGTAAACACCGAATCTCAAGTCCAGTCGGAGCCGGTGAAGCCAGAGTCGAGCGAGAACCCCAGGACAACAACAAAGCAGGCTCCCCCACTGCCCAGCGAGGGTCGCCAGCCAACCCCTGAACAGGAGACCATGACGCCAGTGGCAGACTTGCTGCGCTTCAGACCCTCTCAGATTTTCAGCGACAGTACTACAACTGGAGGAACGAACTACTCTCCACACCAGAATGCGAGCGCACAGCCCAGAAGCTCCGTCGCGACACCGGCTGCAGTGCGGTCGTCCATGCCCGAACCACCGACCCAGTCCCACGTCCAGATCCGCAGCTCGCGTCTCTCATTCACGAATCTCAAGTCGAATCTGAGCCTGAACACTCTGTTACAGTCGCAGCCCTCTGGATACCAGGCGTCACCACCAACCGCGCCCTCCCAGTCCAGCACAAGCACCACATCTGCTTCCACTGCACCGTCCACATTCTctccccagccccaaacGCTGCCCACCCCATTATCCTCACCCCCACAACCAACACCAGCGCAACCGCAGTTCCaacctcccaatcccaatcccaatACCGATCCCAATCCCCACGATGCATCCTCCCTCCTAGCCCTAACGCACCACGTCCACACCCAAACCTCCCAAGCCCGCCACCTCTTCACCCAACTCCAGCACTACCTCCCCTTTGTCGAGAAACAATGGATCCAATCTACAATCGGCGACACCGAGGCAGCCGCCCGGGACATCCTCCTTCTAACCGAGTCCATGCGCATCGACCAGGAAACGAACAACGGCAAGCTCGGCCTCAAAACGCAGTTCCGGTGGATGATGCGCGATTCGAGACGGGCTAGGGAGCGGAGGGAGCGGTTGGTTCTTTGCCATGCGAGTCTTGTTGCTGTGTTGGTTCGGCTTGAGGGTGTTCGGGCGAGGGTTCCGGAGACGGCTTTTTCTGCGCCTTCGTTTGTGAATCCGGGCAATGGTGCTGGACCAAGCCCTGTTCCTGCCGCTCCAGTCGAGATCTCAGCGTCGTCTCCTGCTCTTCAGACGGAATTTGAGCATGACCTTCCGATTCATAAAAGTACCCCCCATCTAACGAAACCACTTACCACCGAACCAACTGCTACGGCTGCCACTGCGGAAGTCAAcgcaaacacaacaaccaaCTCGCAGGcatatccacctccaccaactGCTGCACCACCACCTATCCCCGTCCCAGTCCCTATCCAGAACAAACGCGATAGTCCGACCTGGGACCTCCCCACGCAGCTGCAAGACGCCGACAAGGAACTGGTAGTACACCACGCGCAGCCGCCTCCTGTCCCACCGAAAGTGAAAATCGAGGAGGATGCAATCCCTACTTCTACTGCTACTTCCACTACTTCGACTGCCACTGCTACTGCTGCGGCTGGAACTGGCACCGCTAATAACAATCCCACGAATGGCTCCATCGTCAGCGGCGCAggcaccgagaccgagaccgagacggCCACAACCACAGCGACAGGGACACCTCGGACCATGAGCCCCGTTAGTCCCGAGGGCCCCACGAAACTCGATAATGAATTGCTGGATATGCTTGAGTGGCGGTGGAAGCAGGGGCGGGCTGCCTAA
- the SSC1_1 gene encoding cation:proton antiporter (COG:P;~EggNog:ENOG410PMVB;~InterPro:IPR006153;~PFAM:PF00999;~TransMembrane:11 (o12-29i36-54o66-84i96-117o129-150i162-184o204-223i244-272o320-341i348-368o446-468i);~go_component: GO:0016021 - integral component of membrane [Evidence IEA];~go_function: GO:0015299 - solute:proton antiporter activity [Evidence IEA];~go_process: GO:0006812 - cation transport [Evidence IEA];~go_process: GO:0055085 - transmembrane transport [Evidence IEA]), whose translation MAGGFVQYHEPSIVQILVIISFFLFLSLAEWLSAKIIRAGLIGLIAVGIIYGKPLADILNHEWQETFIALGYVGLILIIFEGGLGARIDLLKQNFVLSMIGAATGVLFPIGLSYLLLYLGFGYGAVETFIIGAALSATSLGTTFAVISSASRTVDLGQTRVGSVLVSAAVIDDVVGLVMSSVISDLSKLNSGGNVNLGWLIGRPIVASIGMAIVTPVVTKYLFAPVFRRYIENHFARYDHISNIVLMALVLCAFISIAAFTGTSVLFGAFLAGTFLTYLPSKHPEAPFVVMSREEGETEAHKSPTFVHTFERYLVDVQKYLMEPLFFASVGFAIPFVQLWTGKRIWRGIVFTLLMVFAKFIVGIWIPLWHALFAKSRPGTREPPARNTDETTRGEIRNEKQSNSATATVWLSGLLLGSAMVARGEIGLLIIEIGYNETSYVSEDGFITGVWAILLNTIIGPVAVGVLVKLYGKRIGGGPWGLQLQAQERDSRSAA comes from the exons ATGGCCGGTGGTTTCGTGCAGTACCATGAGCCCAGCA TCGTCCAAATTCTGGTGATCATctcgttcttcctcttcctgtcGCTCGCAGAATGGCTCTCAGCCAAGATCATCCGCGCCGGTCTCATCGGGCTCATCGCGGTCGGGATTATATACGGCAAGCCGCTGgccgatatcctcaaccATGAATGGCAGGAGACCTTTATCGCCTTGGGATATGTTGGGTTGATCTTGATTATTTTTGAAG GCGGCCTGGGTGCTCGCATTGACCTGCTGAAGCAGAACTTCGTGCTCAGCATGATCGGGGCTGCGACCGGTGTGCTTTTTCCGATCGGTCTTTCGTATCTCTTGCTCTATCTAGGCTTTGGATATGGGGCTGTCGAGACGTTTATCATCGGGGCTGCTCTGTCTGCTACATCACTTG GAACTACGTTCGCCGTTATATCGTCCGCCTCTCGAACAGTAGACCTAGGCCAGACACGCGTTGGGTCAGTTCTTGTCAGCGCAGCAGTCATCGACGATGTCGTCGGGCTCGTCATGTCCAG CGTCATCTCCGACCTGAGTAAATTGAATAGCGGAGGCAATGTCAATCTCGGCTGGTTGATCGGTCGCCCGATCGTAGCCTCAATCGGGATGGCCATCGTCACCCCAGTCGTGACAAAGTACCTCTTCGCCCCTGTGTTCCGGCGCTACATCGAAAACCACTTTGCGCGGTACGACCACATCTCCAACATTGTGCTCATGGCGCTGGTTCTCTGCGCATTCATCAGCATTGCCGCGTTTACAGGGACATCGGTGCTCTTCGGTGCTTTCCTCGCCGGTACTTTCCTGACCTACCTACCAAGCAAACACCCTGAAGCGCCGTTCGTCGTGATGAgtcgcgaagaaggcgagacGGAGGCGCATAAGAGCCCGACATTTGTGCATACCTTCGAGCGGTATCTGGTTGATGTACAGAAGTATCTCATGGAGCCTCTGTTCTTTGCCAGCGTTGGCTTCGCCATCCCATTTGTGCAGCTCTGGACGGGGAAGAGGATCTGGCGGGGGATAGTGTTTACCCTTCTGATGGTGTTCGCAAAG TTTATCGTTGGCATCTGGATACCCCTATGGCATGCCTTGTTCGCAAAGTCCCGACCTGGCACCCGCGAGCCTCCAGCCAGAAACACGGATGAAACGACACGGGGAGAGATCCGAAACGAAAAGCAATCAAACTCAGCCACCGCAACGGTGTGGCTGTCCGGGCTGCTGCTTGGGTCTGCGATGGTCGCGCGTGGGGAAATCGGGCTCCTGATCATCGAGATCGGATACAACGAGACCTCGTACGTGAGCGAGGACGGCTTCATCACAGGCGTCTGGGCGATTCTGCTCAATACCATCATTGGGCCGGTCGCTGTGGGAGTGCTGGTCAAGCTGTACGGCAAACGCATTGGGGGAGGGCCGTGGGGATTGCAGTTGCAGGCGCAAGAGAGAGACTCTCGGTCTGCGGCTTAA
- a CDS encoding uncharacterized protein (InterPro:IPR001810,IPR036047;~go_function: GO:0005515 - protein binding [Evidence IEA]) produces MDQKSQSPYNPYERRDPLKRLPCDVYVDILSRLTPKEIIGCERVSGWWRECIEEWTTTTGYLHMLGPVGYKELMDDPKEKRMSHAQLKEYLHKVYCMQKGIPSPSRAIRKVNMFCASRDVVAWTAWRGFPCTGASYVKKDDDICWRLATGRTTQIVSAGDVFPGHSRPVIVVRLQANNAATLLIHLETVRAGSRSIRAAVYSLRERRVLWHRDYSIPWAHPFNGHQENINACVPYLLGEWVVYTATWKKDDKYMLEAYDFSTGERLYESPVLHADWAWRQQAFEVYRTDNTVHSKVIEPAPGKEVILQFLNATATASGSVKYTGFEAIQGSTGRVLSSINDLWRHPSRAFVHAPTRQLALVYVGIQGTNPGALAGYTVHVVQRLSFTPDRGFSFLCLDAVIVDDNQIPLWLAVSPLFKFFGISPFFQTAFSLESACPNEHPLIPDYPLFSYPLIPTESSSLRHAADTQVRSELRLPPDAPGIRHCYELGDRVRVILPKGPNDTAIPVEQTLPAIIRMPHDPICFTDDGNLISCYGVDASLVSVTHHLPGLDPW; encoded by the exons ATGGATCAGAAATCCCAATCACCATATAATCCCTACGAGAGGAGGGACCCGTTGAAGAGACTGCCGTGCGACGTCTACGTTGACATACTCTCTAGGTTGACACCCAAAGAAATCATTGGCTGTGAACGTGTGAGCGGATGGTGGAGGGAATGCATAGAGGAGTGGACAACCACGACCGGATATCTACATATGCTTGGGCCTGTTGGATATAAAGAACTCATGGACGACCCCAAGGAGAAACGGATGTCTCATGCACAGCTGAAGGAATATT TGCACAAAGTCTATTGCATGCAAAAGGGAATACCCTCACCGAGCCGCGCTATCCGCAAAGTAAATATGTTCTGTGCTAGTCGAGACGTGGTCGCATGGACTGCTTGGCGTGGGTTTCCATGCACGGGGGCCTCGTATGTTAAGAAAGATGACGACATTTGCTGGCGATTGGCGACGGGCAGAACAACGCAGATTGTGAGCGCGGGGGATGTCTTTCCAGGGCATAGTAGACCGGTGATTGTGGTGAGATTGCAAGCAAATAATGCCGCAACGCTGTTGATACACCTTGAAACTGTGCGAGCGGGTAGCAGATCTATACG AGCGGCGGTCTATTCATTGCGCGAACGACGAGTACTGTGGCATCGGGACTATTCTATCCCTTGGGCGCATCCTTTTAATGGCCACCAAGAGAATATCAACGCCTGTGTTCCCTATCTGCTCGGCGAGTGGGTGGTGTATACTGCAACTTGGAAGAAGGACGATAAGTACATGTTAGAGGCCTATGACTTCAGCACGGGAGAGCGCCTTTACGAATCACCGGTGCTACACGCAGACTGGGCTTGGCGCCAGCAAGCCTTTGAGGTCTATAGAACGGACAATACCGTACACAGCAAGGTAATTGAGCCTGCTCCCGGCAAGGAGGTTATCCTGCAATTCCTGAACGCCACCGCAACTGCTAGTGGATCTGTGAAATACACTGGGTTTGAGGCCATCCAAGGAAGCACCGGGAGGGTTTTATCATCCATAAATGATCTTTGGCGTCATCCAAGTCGGGCTTTCGTGCATGCACCAACAAGACAGTTAGCATTGGTATATGTGGGAATTCAAGGGACAAATCCAGGAGCCCTCGCTGGTTACACGGTCCATGTGGTACAGCGATTATCATTTACCCCAGATCGCGGCTTTTCCTTCTTATGTCTTGATGCAGTCATTGTTGACGACAATCAAATTCCTTTGTGGTTGGCTGTTTCGCCTCTCTTTAAGTTCTTCGGCATCAGCCCGTTTTTCCAAACAGCTTTCTCGCTTGAATCGGCGTGTCCCAACGAGCATCCATTGATTCCTGATTACCCCCTGTTCTCATATCCCCTGATTCCTACTGAGAGTTCGAGTCTCCGCCACGCTGCCGATACTCAGGTGCGATCCGAGCTTCGGCTACCTCCCGATGCACCAGGGATCCGCCATTGCTATGAGTTGGGTGATAGGGTACGGGTTATCCTTCCCAAAGGTCCAAATGATACGGCTATTCCAGTAGAACAGACTTTACCCGCCATCATCCGGATGCCGCACGATCCAATTTGTTTTACGGACGATGGAAACCTGATATCGTGTTACGGGGTGGACGCTTCCCTGGTGAGCGTCACGCACCACCTGCCAGGCCTGGATCCGTGGTAG
- a CDS encoding Zn(II)2Cys6 transcription factor (COG:S;~EggNog:ENOG410PPVU;~InterPro:IPR036864,IPR001138;~PFAM:PF00172;~go_function: GO:0000981 - DNA-binding transcription factor activity, RNA polymerase II-specific [Evidence IEA];~go_function: GO:0008270 - zinc ion binding [Evidence IEA];~go_process: GO:0006355 - regulation of transcription, DNA-templated [Evidence IEA]), with amino-acid sequence MTTPRQRSYSGCWSCRRRRRKCDGARPSCRNCERRGVPCEGYGVRLRWGAGIASRGHFAGAERPVLDTLDSSPSPRATVAAGSSEARPIQQPATVTTITPGLEDAEPQANELLQKFFDSGHHILLSIREARDVFKTMAVLWCQESKACAAVCVALQTLLEPEMHARFEEYFDIALQRFRAEMARTDVLSQGTLAAGNLLCTVSFFHGKPWTFHVQGLYEHLTHSPPSSSILHAPDPACNSLIGSLGIMDLPPFIAGRRSPPMHIWYHHCRGRSRRWLGPANTNTGGTAGIEPITGLPRSLIDLFSCMGFSPDQDLERAFWGWPGEEGGVAQVQLWEAYRFAGVLAVRRNSHSSLGLDASGSGHESASSEVVISRLVGAIDALTRAGDMDEDDEAVFNAIRYPLVIAGSDVDVMRAHPGWRGMIERTLRTLVEEDPYAQCRLTLDVLSEVWSLWEQGRDVGVEEVAVERGVELYLVS; translated from the exons ATGACAACTCCCCGCCAGCGCTCCTATTCGGGCTGCTGGTCGTGTCGCCGGCGTCGGCGCAAGTGCGATGGGGCGCGGCCTAGCTGTCGGAATTGCGAGAGGCGCGGTGTCCCCTGTGAGGGCTACGGGGTACGTCTGAGATGGGGCGCGGGCATTGCGTCGCGTGGGCATTTCGCCGGTGCTGAGAGGCCTGTTCTGGATACTCTTGATAGCAGCCCTAGCCCTAGGGCTACTGTTGCGGCTGGTTCTAGTGAGGCCCGGCCAATACAGCAACCCGCTACTGTTACTACTATTACACCTGGACTAGAGGATGCAGAACCACAAGCGAATGAACTGCTCCAGAAAT TTTTCGACTCCGGCCACCATATCCTGCTTTCTATACGAGAGGCTCGAGATGTATTCAAGACTATGGCCGTGCTATGGTGTCAAGAATCAAAGGCCTGCGCTGCAGTCTGCGTCGCCCTCCAGACCCTCCTCGAGCCAGAAATGCACGCCCGGTTCGAGGAGTACTTCGACATCGCCCTGCAGCGCTTCCGTGCTGAGATGGCTCGCACGGATGTCCTGAGCCAGGGGACTCTAGCTGCAGGGAATCTACTTTGTACTGTTAGC TTCTTCCACGGCAAACCATGGACCTTCCACGTCCAGGGCCTGTACGAACACCTCACCCACTCCccgcccagcagcagcatcctgcaCGCCCCCGACCCAGCCTGCAACTCTCTTATCGGTTCATTAGGGATAATGGATCTCCCGCCCTTCATTGCCGGTCGCCGCTCCCCACCAATGCACATCTGGTACCACCACTGCAGGGGTCGGTCACGAAGATGGCTCGGTCCAGCGAACACCAACACCGGCGGTACAGCCGGCATTGAGCCCATCACGGGCCTTCCGCGCTCGCTGATTGACCTGTTTTCATGCATGGGCTTTAGTCCGGATCAGGATCTTGAACGCGCGTTTTGGGGCTGgcctggggaggaggggggtgtCGCGCAGGTACAGCTTTGGGAGGCGTATCGGTTTGCGGGCGTTCTTGCTGTGAGGAGGAATTCCCATTCGAGTTTGGGGTTAGATGCGAGTGGAAGTGGACATGAATCAGCATCGAGTGAAGTCGTAATCAGCCGCCTTGTTGGTGCAATCGATGCGCTGACCCGTGCGGGTGatatggatgaggatgacgaggcaGTCTTCAATGCTATTCGGTATCCGCTTGTGATTGCCGGGTCGGACGTCGATGTTATGCGGGCTCATCCGGGGTGGAGGGGTATGATTGAGAGGACACTCAGGACGCTCGTTGAGGAGGACCCGTATGCGCAGTGCAGGCTGACCTTGGACGTTCTGAGTGAAGTGTGGTCGTTGTGGGAGCAGGGGAGGGATGtcggggttgaggaggtggcGGTTGAGAGGGGGGTAGAGCTCTATCTTGTTTCTTGA